In one window of Cynocephalus volans isolate mCynVol1 chromosome 6, mCynVol1.pri, whole genome shotgun sequence DNA:
- the SAMD9L gene encoding sterile alpha motif domain-containing protein 9-like, giving the protein MSEQVTLPEMTKDWTKEHVQKWVTEDLKIDEKYGQILFSEEVTGLVLQELTEKDLEEMGLPRGPALLIRRKYNKLNNNSPESDNQDSGQLAHAKPSKKEHQKKPKQTKMEEEKSMSSDIGHDLREIRDTKEQESILMKETTLNEAANTKDKKKSKLKTELLTCMPYPFDQFHDSKRYIENYILQPETGPLNLIDPIHEFKALTNTETATEEDIKMKFSNEVFRFASACMNSRTNGTIHFGVKDEPHGAIVGVKVTSKDAFIDHFNLMIKKYFEENEINKARKCIREPRFVEVLLQNNMPSDRFVIEVDIIPKYSVCKEKYFYIKMQNCKNKTWKQNQDHSLFVREGASSKDILANVKQRDIEFKAFLQNVKAWAASRKKAEEEHEMKPNKKESEGVKLVKLLIGNRDSLDNSYYKWYILVTNKCHPNQIKHLDFLKEMKWFAVLDFDPESAINGVVKAYRESRGANLHFPYQYEEKTTNMQEKISILNLYHQPSWIFCNGRSDLKNETYMPLEPHLWQRERASEVRKLILFLTDENIMTRGKFLVVFLLLSSVESPGDPILETFSAFYQALKGMENMLCICVNSQIFQRWRDLLQTRLTIADELTNHSISTLNVELLNSTILTLKSVTQSSTRLLPSCGSTSVILEKKEEDILTALEILCENECRNTDIEGDKSKFLEFKKSKEEHFYRGGKVSWWNFYFSSENYSSAFVKRDSYENLKDLIQRWAESPKPIFAKIINLYHHPGCGGTTLAMHVLWDLKKNFRCAVLKNKATDFAEIGEQVTNLITFKVTGHQDYVPVLLLVDDFEEQENIYILQNAIHSVLAGKGLRYEKTLVIILNCMRSRNPDESAKLEDSIALKYQLSPKEQRAFGAKLEEIEKQHKNCENFYSFMIMKSNFNETYIENVVRNILKGQNVDSKEAQLISFLALLNSYVTDSTISLSQCEIFLGLIYTSTPWKPESLEDKMGTYSTLLITTEVTEYGRYTGVRIIHPLIAIHCLKELEKSYHLDKCQIALKILNENLFYDSGIGRDKFQHDVQTLLLTRQRKEYGDETDTLFSPLIEALQNKEIEKVLTEGSVRFPQNAFICQALARHFYIKEKNFNTALHWANQAKRKAPKNSYISDTLGQVYKSEIKWWLDENKNRNVITVNDLIHLLESAEKASRAFKESQQQTDNKDYETEAWSPQKSQRRYDMYNTSCFLGEIEVGLYTIQILQLTPFFHKENELSKKPMVQFLSGKWSIPLDPRNEYSLALGKFTSHLQNLQSDLKKCFDFFIDYMVLLKMRNTQKEMAEVMLSKKVGRCFRKYTELFCQSDLNPLQSKESQLLQEENCRKSLEALRADRFSGLLEYLNPNHKESATIMENIVNNYTFLLQQNPNKRLPKEKQNFILANIILSCLKPNSKSIQPLNVLKKHLREVLQLAGPSHQHPDPYFLACLLFWPENQEVDQDSELMEKYVSSLNRSFRGQYRRMCRSKQASTLFYLGKRKGLNSLVHKAAIEQYFGKVQNANSLWQSGDVWKKREVKDLLRRLSGLAEGKLISIEYGTEKKIKIPVISVYSGPLRSGRNIERVSFYLGFSIEGPLAYDIEVL; this is encoded by the coding sequence ATGAGTGAACAAGTAACTCTACCTGAAATGACCAAAGACTGGACCAAAGAGCATGTGCAAAAATGGGTAACCGAAGACCTTAAGATTGATGAGAAATATGGGCAAATTCTTTTCAGTGAAGAAGTGACGGGATTAGTCCTGCAAGAATTAACTGAGAAGGACCTTGAGGAAATGGGGCTACCACGGGGTCCAGCACTTTTGATAAGGCGTAAGTACAACAAATTGAATAATAATTCTCCTGAAAGTGACAATCAAGATTCTGGACAGTTAGCCCATGCAAAACCCTCCAAAAAAGAACACCAGAAAAagccaaaacagacaaaaatggaagaggaaaaatCAATGTCATCTGATATCGGTCATGATCTCAGAGAGATCAGAGATACCAAAGAGCAGGAATCAATTCTTATGAAAGAAACTACATTAAATGAAGCAGCAaacactaaagacaaaaaaaagagtaAACTAAAAACTGAACTGTTGACTTGCATGCCGTATCCTTTTGATCAGTTCCATGACAGCAAACGTTACATAGAAAATTATATTCTACAGCCTGAAACAGGACCACTCAATCTCATTGACCCAATACATGAGTTCAAAGCTCTCACGAATACAGAAACAGCCACAGAAGAGGATATTAAGATGAAATTTAGCAATGAAGTTTTCCGATTTGCATCAGCCTGTATGAATTCACGCACCAATGGTACCATCCATTTTGGAGTCAAGGACGAACCCCATGGAGCAATTGTTGGCGTGAAAGTTACCAGTAAGGATGCTTTCATTGACCACTTCAATCTAATGATCAAaaagtattttgaagaaaatgagaTCAATAAAGCCAGGAAGTGTATTCGAGAGCCAAGGTTTGTGGAAGTCCTACTGCAGAACAATATGCCATCTGACAGATTTGTTATTGAAGTAGATATTATTCCAAAATACTCTGTATGTAAAGAGAAGTATTTCTACATTAAGAtgcaaaattgtaaaaataaaacatggaaacaaaACCAAGATCATTCACTGTTTGTGAGAGAAGGGGCTAGCTCTAAGGATATCCTGGCCAATGTCAAGCAACGGGATATAGAGTTCAAAgcatttttacaaaatgtaaagGCATGGGCAGCATCTAGAAAAAAGGCCGAAGAAGAACATGAAATGAAGCCAAATAAGAAGGAGAGTGAAGGAGTAAAGCTGGTTAAACTTCTCATAGGAAACCGAGACTCGCTGGATAATTCGTATTATAAATGGTACATTCTCGTAACAAATAAATGCCACCCCAACCAAATAAAGCACCTAGAttttctaaaggaaatgaaatggtTTGCTGTGTTGGACTTTGATCCTGAATCTGCAATCAATGGAGTGGTCAAAGCTTACAGAGAAAGCCGAGGAGCAAACCTTCACTTTCCATACCAGTATGAAGAAAAAACAACTAACATGCAAGAGAAGATTTCTATTCTGAATCTTTACCATCAGCCCAGCTGGATCTTCTGTAATGGCAGATCAGACCTGAAAAATGAGACTTATATGCCTCTAGAACCACATTtatggcagagagaaagagcttcTGAGGTCAggaaactgattttatttctcacagatgaAAATATAATGACAAGAGGGAAATTTTTGGTGGTGTTTCTTCTACTCTCTTCAGTGGAAAGCCCAGGAGATCCAATCCTTGAAACGTTCTCTGCTTTCTATCAAGctctcaaaggaatggaaaatatgTTGTGTATCTGTGTAAACTCACAGATCTTTCAACGATGGAGAGATCTACTACAAACAAGATTGACAATAGCAGATGAATTAACAAACCACAGTATTTCCACTTTAAATGTAGAACTGCTAAACAGTACTATCCTTACGCTAAAATCGGTGACTCAGTCATCAACAAGGCTTTTGCCCTCCTGTGGATCTACTTCAGTTATcctagagaaaaaggaagaggatatCTTGACTGCGCTAGAAATCCTCTGTGAAAATGAGTGTAGAAACACAGACATAGAGGGCGATAAATCTAAATTTCTAGAATTTAAGAAATCAAAGGAAGAACACTTTTATCGAGGTGGCAAAGTGTCCTGGTGgaacttctatttttcttctgagaACTATTCTTCAGCTTTTGTGAAAAGGGACAGTTATGAAAACCTTAAAGATTTAATACAGCGCTGGGCAGAGTCTCCTAAACCAATATTTGCAAAGATCATCAATCTTTATCATCATCCAGGCTGTGGGGGTACTACATTGGCTATGCATGTTCTCTGGGAcctaaagaaaaacttcagatGTGCTGTGTTAAAAAACAAAGCGACAGACTTTGCAGAAATTGGAGAACAAGTAACTAATCTGATCACCTTTAAGGTAACTGGCCATCAGGATTATGTTCCTGTGCTTCTCCTTGTAGATGATTTTGAAGAGCAGGAAAATATCTACATTTTACAGAATGCCATCCATTCCGTTTTAGCAGGGAAGGGTTTGCGATATGAAAAAACATTGGTAATTATCTTAAACTGCATGCGATCCCGGAATCCAGATGAAAGTGCCAAATTAGAAGACAGTATTGCACTAAAATACCAACTTTCTCCCAAGGAACAAAGAGCTTTTGGGGCCAAACTGGAGGAAATTGAAAAGCAGCACAAGAACTGTGAGAACTTTTATTCCTTCATGATCATGAAAAGCAATTTTAATGAAACATATATAGAAAATGTAGTCAGGAATATCCTGAAAGGACAGAATGTTGACAGCAAGGAAGCCCAACTCATTTCCTTCCTGGCTTTACTGAACTCTTATGTTACTGATTCTACGATTTCACTGTCACAGTGTGAAATATTTCTGGGACTCATATACACTAGTACACCCTGGAAACCTGAAAGCCTGGAAGATAAGATGGGAACATATTCCACGCTTTTAATAACCACAGAAGTCACAGAATACGGGAGATACACAGGTGTGCGTATCATTCACCCGCTGATTGCCATTCACTGTctaaaagaactggaaaaaagCTATCACTTGGATAAATGCCAAATTGCACTGAAGATACTAAATGAGAATTTATTCTATGATTCCGGAATAGGAAGAGACAAATTTCAACATGACGTGCAAACTCTTCTGCTTACAAGACAGCGCAAGGAGTATGGAGATGAAACAGACACGTTGTTTTCCCCATTAATCGAAGCTTTAcagaataaagaaattgaaaaggtcTTGACTGAAGGAAGTGTTCGATTCCCACAAAACGCATTCATTTGTCAAGCCTTAGCAAGACATTTCTACATTAAAGAGAAGAACTTTAACACTGCTCTGCACTGGGCAAATCAGGCCAAAAGGAAAGCACCTAAAAATTCTTATATCTCAGACACATTAGGTCAAGTCTACAAAAGTGAAATCAAATGGTGGTTGGATGAAAACAAAAACCGTAACGTCATTACTGTTAATGATCTAATACATTTACTAGAATCTGCTGAAAAAGCCTCAAGAGCTTTCAAAGAATCTCAACAGCAAACTGATAATAAAGACTATGAAACCGAGGCCTGGTCACCACAGAAGTCCCAAAGAAGATATGACATGTATAATACATCTTGTTTCTTGGGTGAAATAGAAGTTGGTCTTTATACTATCCAGATTCTTCAGCTTACTCCctttttccacaaagaaaatgaattatcGAAAAAACCTATGGTGCAATTTTTATCAGGAAAGTGGAGCATTCCTCTTGATCCAAGAAATGAATATTCTTTGGCTCTTGGCAAGTTTACATCCCACCTACAAAATTTACAATCAGATTTGAAAAAATGCTTTgacttttttattgattatatggTTCTTCTGAAAATGAGGAACACCCAAAAAGAAATGGCAGAAGTCATGTTAAGCAAGAAAGTCGGTCGTTGTTTCAGGAAATATACGGAACTTTTCTGCCAATCGGATTTGAATCCATTACAAAGCAAAGAGAGTCAATTACTTCAGGAGGAGAATTGCAGGAAATCTCTAGAAGCTTTGAGAGCAGATAGGTTTTCTGGACTCCTGGAATACCTAAATCCAAACCACAAAGAGTCTGCAACCATCATGGAAAATATAGTGAATAACTACACCTTCCTATTGCAGCAAAACCCAAATAAaaggctgccaaaagaaaaacaaaatttcattttggcCAATATCATTCTCAGTTGTCTAAAACCTAACTCCAAATCCATTCAACCACTTAACGTACTTAAAAAACATCTCCGAGAAGTCTTGCAACTTGCAGGACCAAGTCATCAACACCCAGACCCTTATTTCTTGGCCTGCCTCCTGTTCTGGCCAGAAAATCAAGAGGTAGATCAAGATTCTGAACTAATGGAAAAGTATGTTTCATCCTTAAATAGATCCTTCAGGGGACAGTATAGGCGCATGTGCAGATCCAAGCAGGCAAGCACACTTTTCTATCTGGGCAAGAGGAAGGGTCTCAACAGTCTCGTTCACAAGGCCGCAATAGAGCAGTACTTTGGTAAAGTACAAAATGCAAATTCCCTCTGGCAGAGTGGAGATgtgtggaaaaaaagagaagtcaaaGACCTCCTGCGTCGTCTAAGTGGTCTGGCTGAAGGCAAGCTAATCTCTATAGAATatggaacagagaaaaaaattaaaataccagtGATATCTGTTTATTCAGGTCCCCTGAGAAGTGGTAGGAACATAGAAAGAGTTTCTTTCTACCTAGGATTTTCTATTGAAGGCCCTCTGGCATATGACATAGAAGTCCTCTAA